A single genomic interval of Tursiops truncatus isolate mTurTru1 chromosome 1, mTurTru1.mat.Y, whole genome shotgun sequence harbors:
- the TRIM45 gene encoding E3 ubiquitin-protein ligase TRIM45 codes for MAEKRKPLLGFVSKLPSGTTPGNSGKTRCPLCMGLFKAPRLLPCLHTVCTTCLEQLEPFSVVDIRGGDSDTSSEGSVFQELKPRTLQPQIGILCPVCDAQVDLPMGGVKALTIDHLAMNDVMLESLRGEGQGLVCDLCSDREVEKRCQTCKANLCHFCCQAHRRQKKTTYHTMVDLKDLKGYSQIGKPILCPAHPAEELRLFCELCDQPVCRECMVGGHREHPCDLASNVVHKHGDSVRELLKGTQAHVEGLEKALAQIKGTNRALQERVEAVAADVRSFSEGYIKAIEEHRDKLLKQLEAIRIQKENSLQLQKAQLEQLLADMRTGVEFTEHLLTSGSDLEILITKGVVLERLTKLNKVAYSARPGVNEKITFSPKEKAGLCRGYEVYGAINTKEVDPAKCVLQGEDLHRAREKQTVSFTVICKDAAGESMGRGGETIQVAVVPKDKKDSPVKTMVHDNKDGTYYVSYTPKEPGIYTVFVCVKEQHVQGSPFAVTVRKRHRSHPGVFHCCTFCSSGGQKTARCACGGTMPGGYLGCGHGHKGHPGRPHWSCCGKFTEKSECAWAGGQSAARSVLRTVAL; via the exons ATGGCAGAAAAAAGGAAGCCGCTGCTGGGCTTCGTGAGCAAACTCCCCAGTGGGACCACACCTGGAAACTCAGGCAAGACTCGCTGCCCTTTGTGCATGGGGCTTTTCAAAGCCCCCAGGCTCTTGCCTTGTTTGCACACAGTTTGCACCACCTGTCTGGAGCAGCTGGAACCCTTCTCAGTAGTGGACATCCGAGGGGGAGACTCTGACACAAGCTCTGAGGGGTCAGTATTCCAGGAACTCAAGCCACGCACTCTGCAGCCGCAAATTGGCATCCTCTGTCCGGTATGTGATGCTCAGGTGGACCTGCCCATGGGTGGAGTGAAGGCTTTAACCATAGACCACCTGGCCATGAATGATGTGATGCTGGAGAGTCTGCGTGGGGAAGGCCAGGGCCTGGTGTGTGACCTGTGCAGCGACAGGGAAGTGGAGAAGAGGTGTCAGACCTGCAAAGCCAATCTCTGCCATTTCTGCTGCCAGGCTCATAG GCGGCAGAAGAAGACGACTTACCACACCATGGTGGACCTGAAAGACTTGAAAGGCTACAGCCAGATTGGGAAACCCATTCTGTGTCCCGCTCACCCTGCAGAGGAGCTGAGGCTGTTCTGTGAGCTCTGCGACCAGCCCGTGTGCCGGGAATGCATGGTGGGGGGGCACCGGGAGCACCCCTGCGACCTCGCCAGCAACGTTGTCCACAAGCACGGGGACTCCGTGCGGGAGCTCCTCAAAGGCACCCAGGCCCACGTGGAGGGCCTGGAGAAGGCGCTGGCACAGATCAAAGGGACCAACCGCGCCCTGCAGGAACGGGTGGAGGCCGTGGCCGCCGACGTCCGCAGCTTCTCCGAGGGCTACATCAAGGCCATCGAGGAGCATCGGGACAAGCTGCTGAAGCAGCTGGAAGCCATCCGGATCCAGAAGGAGAACTCCCTGCAGCTGCAGAAGGCACAGCTGGAGCAGCTGCTGGCAGACATGCGGACCGGAGTGGAGTTCACCGAGCACTTGCTGACCAGTGGCTCTGACCTGGAGATCCTCATCACCAAAGGGGTGGTCCTGGAACGGCTCACAAAGTTGAACAAAGTGGCATACAGTGCCCGTCCTGGAGTGAACGAGAAGATCACCTTCTCTCCTAAGGAGAAAGCAGGCCTGTGCCGCGGCTATGAAGTTTATGGGGCCATCAATACCAAAGAGGTCGATCCAGCCAAATGTGTCCTTCAAGGGGAAG ATCTCCACAGAGCCCGCGAGAAACAGACAGTCTCTTTCACCGTCATTTGTAAGGATGCAGCAGGAGAGAGCatgggcaggggaggagagacCATTCAAGTCGCAGTAGTCCCTAAAGATAAGAAAGACAG TCCAGTCAAAACGATGGTCCACGATAACAAGGATGGGACATACTACGTTTCCTATACCCCCAAGGAACCTGGCATCTATACTGTGTTCGTCTGTGTCAAGGAACAACACGTGCAG GGCTCACCATTCGCTGTGACCGTGAGGAAACGGCACCGCTCACACCCAGGCGTGTTTCACTGCTGCACGTTCTGCTCCAGCGGAGGCCAGAAGACTGCTCGCTGCGCATGTGGAGGCACCATGCCGG GTGGGTACCTAGGCTGTGGCCACGGACACAAAGGCCACCCGGGGCGCCCCCACTGGTCGTGCTGTGGGAAGTTTACCGAGAAGTCAGAATGCGCATGGGCAGGTGGGCAGAGCGCAGCGAGGAGTGTACTGAGGACGGTGGCCCTCTGA